One Hordeum vulgare subsp. vulgare chromosome 4H, MorexV3_pseudomolecules_assembly, whole genome shotgun sequence DNA window includes the following coding sequences:
- the LOC123449822 gene encoding DET1- and DDB1-associated protein 1 isoform X1 — MGSLLGGWPSHNPQNFSQLVPADPSAQPTNITPTTYIAAHRTDPPPNQVITTEPRNILLRHFYQNSENKPRPKRAAPESVALRNGKQARSLADGGSQSSTRS; from the exons atGGGAAGCCTGCTGGGCGGCTGGCCGAGCCACAACCCTCAGAACTTCAGCCAGCTCGTCCCGGCCGACCCCTCCGCCCAGCCCACG AATATCACACCAACAACTTACATTGCAGCACATAGGACAGATCCACCTCCAAATCAAG TGATCACGACGGAGCCCAGGAACATCCTGCTGAGGCATTTCTACCAGAACTCTGAGAACAAG CCGCGGCCGAAGAGGGCCGCCCCGGAGAGCGTTGCCCTGCGCAACGGCAAGCAGGCGAGGAGCCTCGCCGACGGCGGAAGCCAGTCGAGCACGAGAAGCTAA
- the LOC123449822 gene encoding uncharacterized protein LOC123449822 isoform X2 — protein MGSLLGGWPSHNPQNFSQLVPADPSAQPTNITPTTYIAAHRTDPPPNQGTDCRVFHNKALQPLDVAVIIQEEVVQWPWAYAFSHDTRHSCNSLALASLLP, from the exons atGGGAAGCCTGCTGGGCGGCTGGCCGAGCCACAACCCTCAGAACTTCAGCCAGCTCGTCCCGGCCGACCCCTCCGCCCAGCCCACG AATATCACACCAACAACTTACATTGCAGCACATAGGACAGATCCACCTCCAAATCAAG GAACGGACTGTCGTGTCTTTCATAACAAGGCCCTGCAGCCTTTGGATGTGGCCGTAATAATTCAAGAGGAGGTAGTGCAGTGGCCATGGGCATATGCCTTCTCCCATGATACCAGGCATAGTTGCAATTCCCTTGCTTTGGCTTCTTTGCTACCCTAG